In the Lepidochelys kempii isolate rLepKem1 chromosome 3, rLepKem1.hap2, whole genome shotgun sequence genome, one interval contains:
- the LOC140908786 gene encoding endogenous retrovirus group K member 9 Gag polyprotein-like, with protein sequence MVHAAKTRSDITAEELADLVSVCPVTWQDDGQGNQVANWVSLPYSVIRDVKKAIREFGLTSTYVSGLIEGLGTGYTLIPEDWKALLRMMLMPSQYVIWLSEYRQTAECQAQVYREQGIIYEHLAGEGQFATVEMQSQLPQAVFPIISTCTQHAFRKVPDSGKPTKSFASICQGASESFMDFTNRLQEAILQQVDCPAAAQEILLKMAVENANEDCRRALQAAQASGILELSDMLRACQNIGTQAHKSGVLAATLRKSGKEGKRCYRCGPLWVPARCVRPALKHLS encoded by the exons atggttcacgcagcaaagactcgctcagatattacagcagaggagctggctgatctggtctcagtttgtccggtgacctggcaggatgatggccagggcaaccaggttgcaaactgggtcagtttgccttactcggtgatcagagacgtaaagaaagcgattcgcgagttcggcctcactagcacgtatgtaagtggtctcattgaagggctaggtactgggtacaccctgatccctgaagattggaaggcgctgttgcgcatgatgctgatgcccagtcagtatgttatttggcttagtgagtatcggcagacgGCGGAatgccaagcccaggtatatagagagcaaggtatcatttatgagcatttggcaggggagggccagtttgctaccgttgagatgcagtctcaactccctcaggccgtcttccccattatttccacctgcacccagcatgctttccggaaggtcccggattcaggcaagcctaccaaaagctttgccagtatctgtcagggtgcatcagagtcctttatggattttaccaacagattgcaggaggctatcctccaaCAGGTGGAttgccctgcagcagctcaggagatcctgttaaaaatggcagttgaaaatgcgaacgaggattgccgccgtgctctccaggcagcacaagcctctggaattctagagctgtcagacatgctgcgggcgtgccaaaacatcggaacCCAAGCCCATAAGTCTGGAGTTCTGGCCGCcaccctgcggaaaagcgggaaggaggggaagcgttgttaccgctgtg gaccgttgtgggttccggcccgatgtgtgcgaccggcactgaaacatctcagctga